In Pedobacter sp. W3I1, one DNA window encodes the following:
- a CDS encoding D-alanyl-D-alanine carboxypeptidase/D-alanyl-D-alanine-endopeptidase, producing MFPLKNHNFIFLAFALSVCLLTSCSTNKIISKKVAKTFKNSQVIKQYQVGFALFSPADKKMIFQKDADKYFTPASNTKLYTFFASLKMLPDLMPALKYIERNDSLIFWGTGDPAFLQFAVKDKSAYNFLLASNKKLFFSPGRYSGSFFGDGWAWDDYDYYYQPEITEMPIMDNMVTSTYAGPNKINIEPKVFVPCFEIDSTKKTGSFQVSRDFLSNRFHYPAVSAQPGYNQQNPYKTSAQVTVEILADTLHKAVGIVDFKIPSDAKTLPGAKRDSVLKHMMLPSDNFIAEHLLLVCSNQIGDTLSTTKAIDYITKNYLSFLPDKVKWADGSGLSRQNLFTPRDNVYLLDSIYRLVNNPEKLFNLLPAGGKSGTLKNAYPKTDKPFIFGKTGSLGGVHNQSGYVLTKKGKTYIYSFMNNSFIKPTAEVRAEMVRIITYIHDTF from the coding sequence ATGTTCCCCTTAAAAAATCATAATTTTATTTTTCTTGCATTTGCGCTATCTGTTTGTTTGTTAACCAGTTGCTCAACCAATAAAATCATTTCAAAAAAAGTAGCCAAAACATTCAAAAATTCGCAGGTAATTAAACAATATCAGGTAGGCTTTGCGCTTTTCAGTCCTGCAGATAAAAAAATGATTTTTCAGAAAGATGCTGATAAATATTTTACGCCAGCATCGAACACCAAACTTTATACTTTTTTTGCGAGCTTAAAAATGTTGCCAGATTTAATGCCTGCTTTAAAATATATTGAGCGGAATGATTCATTGATTTTTTGGGGAACCGGAGATCCGGCTTTTTTACAGTTCGCAGTAAAAGATAAATCAGCTTACAACTTCCTTTTGGCATCAAATAAAAAGCTGTTCTTTTCTCCAGGACGGTATTCGGGCAGTTTCTTTGGCGATGGCTGGGCCTGGGATGATTACGATTATTATTATCAGCCAGAAATTACCGAAATGCCAATTATGGATAATATGGTGACTTCTACTTATGCCGGCCCAAATAAGATCAATATTGAACCAAAGGTTTTTGTCCCCTGTTTCGAAATAGATTCTACAAAAAAAACAGGCAGTTTTCAGGTAAGCAGAGATTTTTTAAGCAATCGCTTTCATTATCCTGCCGTTTCAGCACAACCAGGGTATAATCAGCAAAACCCATATAAAACCAGTGCGCAGGTTACCGTCGAAATATTAGCGGATACCCTGCACAAAGCGGTAGGTATTGTCGACTTTAAAATACCTTCAGATGCTAAAACTTTACCGGGCGCTAAGCGCGATTCGGTTTTAAAACACATGATGTTACCCAGCGATAATTTTATTGCCGAACATTTGTTGTTGGTTTGCTCCAATCAGATTGGCGATACATTAAGCACAACAAAAGCCATTGATTACATTACCAAAAACTACCTTTCTTTTTTGCCTGATAAGGTAAAGTGGGCTGATGGATCTGGTTTGTCTCGCCAGAATTTATTTACGCCGCGTGATAATGTATACCTCCTCGATTCCATTTACAGGTTGGTAAACAATCCGGAGAAGCTTTTTAACCTGTTACCTGCAGGTGGTAAAAGCGGCACATTAAAAAATGCTTATCCCAAAACAGACAAACCTTTTATTTTCGGAAAAACAGGTTCGCTCGGAGGTGTTCATAATCAAAGCGGATACGTACTCACAAAAAAGGGTAAAACGTACATCTATTCTTTCATGAACAACAGCTTTATAAAACCAACTGCAGAGGTACGTGCAGAAATGGTGAGGATAATAACTTATATACACGATACTTTTTAA
- a CDS encoding alpha/beta hydrolase codes for MTHYFIIPGLGNSGPDHWQTHFEKSGDQFIRINQQDWDTPASKDWIETINQALVGYDLANVILIGHSLGCTAIANWAKQYQKEIKGALLVAPSDLEAPRYNFPTVGFDHVPLDKINFKSIVVASSNDEWVTIERAEFFAQNWGSEFINIGNAGHINADAGFGVWPEGLEILKKLG; via the coding sequence ATGACCCATTACTTTATCATTCCTGGTTTGGGTAATTCAGGCCCTGATCACTGGCAAACGCATTTCGAAAAATCTGGGGATCAATTTATCCGCATTAATCAACAAGACTGGGATACACCTGCCAGCAAAGATTGGATTGAAACCATTAATCAGGCCCTTGTTGGGTATGATTTGGCCAATGTGATTTTAATTGGCCACAGTTTGGGCTGTACTGCAATTGCCAATTGGGCAAAACAATATCAAAAGGAAATTAAAGGAGCTTTACTGGTTGCACCAAGTGATTTAGAAGCACCCCGATATAACTTCCCAACAGTGGGTTTCGATCATGTACCTCTAGATAAAATAAACTTTAAATCCATTGTTGTAGCCAGTTCGAATGATGAATGGGTAACAATAGAAAGAGCTGAGTTCTTTGCCCAAAATTGGGGAAGTGAATTTATTAATATCGGCAATGCTGGCCATATTAATGCCGACGCTGGTTTTGGTGTGTGGCCAGAGGGATTGGAGATTTTAAAAAAATTGGGGTAA
- a CDS encoding multidrug efflux SMR transporter, whose translation MNWIILIIAGLFEVGFTTCLKLSNNFSNIKWSAAFFVCIILSFLLLNKATQTLPMGTAYAVWTGIGAVGTVIIGIVYFNEPATFWRIFFICTLIGSIAGLKFFASN comes from the coding sequence ATGAACTGGATTATCTTAATCATTGCCGGCCTTTTTGAGGTTGGCTTTACCACCTGTCTTAAATTATCGAACAATTTTTCGAATATAAAATGGAGTGCAGCTTTTTTTGTCTGTATTATTTTAAGTTTCTTATTGCTGAATAAAGCAACCCAAACTTTACCCATGGGAACTGCTTATGCTGTTTGGACAGGTATCGGCGCAGTAGGCACAGTAATTATCGGGATTGTTTATTTCAATGAACCAGCAACCTTTTGGCGGATATTTTTTATCTGCACACTTATCGGTTCTATTGCCGGGTTAAAGTTTTTTGCTTCAAACTAG
- a CDS encoding zinc-dependent metalloprotease, which translates to MKRNFKVLALAGIVALGVAGSGSVYAQKKSKTTKGATPATPAPAAAPKKEGIKPFSEVITAKARTTNGLFKTHKVDDKWYFEIPDSMINREMLVVTRLAKVPAGVKVGNQQYGGEQLNEQVWKWERRGKQVYIRVPSYATKADPNSDMYESVQNSNLAQILASFEIKAYNKDTTGVVIDVTDFYNGDVMAIGATDQIRKAYKVTMYDATRSYIDTVKTFPINVEVKTAKTYRAAESPTDNSNGAVTFEFNTSMLLLPKIPVKARIMDSRVGFFGQSQIDYGSNAQKAERTAYIHRWNLVPKDTNAYKRGESVEPVKPIVIYIDPATPKKWVPFLIQGINDWQVAFEAAGFKNAIIGKEAPTPQQDPQFSVEDSRYSVVRYFASDIANAYGPHISDPRTGQILETHIGWYHNVMNLLHNWYFVQTAAINPEVRKAKFTDAQMGELIRFVSSHEIGHTLGLPHNFGSSYAYPVDSLRSKAFTDKHGTAPSIMDYARFNYIAQPGDGVTKLHPQIGEYDKWVVKWGYSWIPGDKTAEQEKEILDQWTLKNAGNPLYFYGRQGTSLDPRLQSEDLGDNAMKASTYGIANLKRILPNVEKWTYQKGKDYSDLKEIYTEIVGQFNRYMGHVATNVGGLSENFKTYEQKGPVYAYLPKAKQKEAIAFFNQQLFTTPLWLISNDQLSKFDNGVLLNRIKSVQANTLGNLLSASRIARLLDNETKNGAAKAYTLPELFTDLRSSVFVAGRADAFKRNLQRAYVDRLQDLMTKEAELPVGFPVDYAASYGLTPINVGLSDIRPLVRSELKTLLATTKARAAAGDAITKAHYEDLNIRIKDILDPKK; encoded by the coding sequence ATGAAGAGAAACTTTAAGGTACTTGCCCTTGCAGGTATCGTAGCACTTGGTGTAGCCGGATCAGGATCCGTATATGCCCAGAAAAAATCTAAAACCACAAAAGGGGCTACTCCTGCAACTCCAGCCCCGGCAGCGGCTCCAAAAAAAGAAGGAATTAAACCATTTTCTGAAGTAATTACGGCAAAAGCCAGAACAACAAACGGTTTATTCAAAACACACAAAGTAGATGATAAATGGTATTTTGAGATACCAGATTCGATGATTAACCGCGAAATGCTTGTCGTTACCCGTTTGGCAAAAGTACCGGCAGGAGTAAAAGTGGGCAACCAGCAATATGGTGGTGAGCAATTAAATGAGCAGGTATGGAAATGGGAGCGTAGAGGTAAACAAGTTTACATCCGTGTACCAAGCTATGCAACAAAGGCCGATCCAAACAGCGATATGTACGAATCGGTGCAAAACTCTAATCTTGCACAGATTTTAGCCAGTTTTGAAATTAAGGCCTATAATAAAGATACCACGGGCGTTGTGATTGATGTTACCGATTTTTATAATGGTGATGTAATGGCTATTGGTGCTACTGATCAGATCCGTAAGGCATATAAAGTTACCATGTACGATGCAACACGCTCTTATATCGATACGGTAAAAACTTTCCCTATTAATGTTGAAGTAAAAACGGCTAAAACTTACCGTGCAGCAGAATCTCCAACTGATAATAGTAATGGAGCGGTTACTTTCGAATTCAATACATCGATGTTATTATTGCCAAAAATCCCAGTAAAAGCCAGAATAATGGATAGCAGGGTTGGTTTTTTTGGTCAATCTCAAATCGATTACGGAAGCAATGCACAAAAGGCAGAGCGCACAGCCTACATTCACCGCTGGAATTTAGTTCCGAAAGATACAAACGCTTACAAACGTGGTGAATCGGTAGAACCAGTAAAACCTATTGTCATTTATATCGACCCTGCAACACCAAAAAAATGGGTGCCGTTTTTGATTCAGGGAATTAACGATTGGCAGGTAGCATTCGAAGCTGCTGGTTTCAAAAATGCCATTATTGGTAAAGAGGCACCAACACCACAACAAGATCCTCAGTTTAGCGTAGAAGATTCCAGGTATTCGGTTGTTCGTTATTTTGCATCAGATATTGCAAATGCTTACGGCCCGCACATTAGCGATCCGCGTACCGGACAAATTTTAGAAACGCATATTGGCTGGTACCATAATGTAATGAACCTATTGCATAACTGGTATTTTGTACAAACTGCAGCTATTAATCCTGAAGTGCGTAAAGCTAAATTTACCGATGCGCAAATGGGCGAATTAATCCGTTTTGTTTCTTCACACGAGATTGGCCATACTTTAGGTTTACCGCATAATTTTGGCTCTAGCTATGCTTACCCGGTTGATTCGTTACGTTCAAAAGCATTTACAGATAAACATGGTACTGCGCCATCAATTATGGATTATGCGCGTTTTAACTACATCGCTCAACCTGGCGATGGTGTAACCAAACTTCACCCTCAAATTGGAGAATACGATAAATGGGTAGTGAAATGGGGATATTCCTGGATTCCTGGAGACAAAACTGCCGAGCAGGAAAAAGAAATTTTAGATCAGTGGACACTAAAAAATGCAGGTAATCCTTTATATTTCTACGGGCGTCAGGGAACTTCATTAGACCCTCGTTTGCAGAGCGAAGATTTGGGCGACAATGCAATGAAAGCAAGTACTTATGGTATTGCCAACTTAAAACGCATTTTGCCTAACGTAGAGAAATGGACTTATCAAAAAGGAAAAGATTATAGCGATTTAAAAGAAATTTACACCGAAATTGTTGGCCAGTTTAACCGTTATATGGGGCATGTGGCAACAAACGTTGGTGGATTAAGCGAAAACTTTAAAACCTACGAGCAAAAAGGGCCAGTTTATGCCTATTTGCCAAAAGCAAAACAAAAAGAAGCTATTGCTTTTTTTAATCAACAATTATTCACTACGCCACTTTGGTTAATCAGCAATGATCAACTGAGTAAATTTGATAATGGTGTATTGTTAAACCGTATTAAAAGTGTTCAGGCAAATACTTTAGGCAATTTATTATCTGCTTCCCGTATTGCGCGTTTGTTAGATAACGAAACTAAAAACGGCGCTGCCAAAGCATATACCTTGCCTGAATTATTTACCGACTTAAGATCATCGGTTTTTGTTGCAGGAAGAGCAGATGCATTTAAACGTAATTTACAACGTGCTTATGTAGACCGTTTGCAGGATTTAATGACTAAAGAAGCAGAACTTCCGGTTGGGTTCCCTGTAGATTATGCCGCAAGTTATGGTTTAACTCCAATCAATGTTGGCTTATCTGATATCAGACCATTGGTTAGATCAGAGTTAAAAACCTTATTGGCTACTACAAAAGCGAGGGCTGCAGCAGGCGATGCCATTACCAAAGCACATTACGAAGATTTGAATATCAGAATTAAAGATATTTTAGATCCAAAGAAATAA
- a CDS encoding cold-shock protein: MQEGTVKFFNVTKGFGFIVPANGDSEIFVHSTGLIDEIRENDKVQYEVANGKKGLNAVNVKVI; encoded by the coding sequence ATGCAAGAAGGCACAGTAAAATTCTTCAATGTAACTAAAGGTTTTGGCTTTATCGTACCTGCGAATGGCGATAGCGAAATCTTTGTTCATTCAACAGGTCTTATCGACGAAATCCGTGAAAACGACAAAGTACAGTACGAAGTTGCTAACGGTAAAAAAGGCTTAAATGCCGTTAATGTGAAAGTAATTTAA
- a CDS encoding Crp/Fnr family transcriptional regulator, producing the protein MIEQLRNIAVFTSLSVDSLYEISKHIQYVKHKKGTIIIHADKIEPYFYILESGIARAYSNGENQQITFWFGQSGAVLFSFNSYINNGPGYENIELLENCRLIQIRLTDLFLLYNQHLEIANWGRKIAEQELIATERRLIDRAFKGAAERYQDFVNQSPELIKRVALKHIASYLGVTQVTLSRIRAAYK; encoded by the coding sequence TTGATTGAACAACTTAGAAATATAGCCGTTTTTACCTCATTAAGTGTTGATTCACTGTATGAGATTTCTAAGCATATTCAATATGTTAAACACAAAAAGGGAACGATCATTATCCATGCAGATAAAATCGAACCTTATTTCTATATCCTCGAAAGCGGTATTGCCAGAGCCTATTCTAATGGCGAAAACCAGCAGATAACCTTTTGGTTTGGACAAAGTGGCGCAGTTCTTTTCTCTTTTAACAGCTACATTAATAATGGTCCCGGCTATGAGAACATTGAGCTATTGGAAAACTGCCGTTTAATTCAAATCAGGCTAACCGATCTTTTTTTACTTTACAACCAACATTTAGAAATTGCCAACTGGGGCAGAAAAATTGCCGAACAGGAATTAATTGCTACTGAAAGAAGATTAATAGACCGGGCTTTTAAAGGGGCGGCAGAGCGTTATCAGGATTTTGTAAATCAATCTCCTGAACTGATTAAAAGAGTTGCCTTAAAACATATTGCCTCTTACCTGGGCGTAACACAGGTTACCTTGAGCAGAATAAGAGCAGCTTATAAATAA
- a CDS encoding aspartyl protease family protein, translated as MVIPLYVNGKGPYDFVLDTGVGPMIITDPSIIDSLNFSKLRKIKVSGLGIETVEAYVSQSLDVKVGSTSIEHIPTAILKEDLFNLSGHLGLKIYGLLGFSFFNSFIVDIRYSENRLIIYDHDARIKYRGKKIPIEIENQKPYILATVDVPGSKTVEARFLMDTGASHALSLEMLNGTEFPLPEKKIKANLGMSLSGQIKGYVGRVSKFNVGGYVFKDVVAGFPDFKSIADKIDLRKRNGNLGADLLRKFNIQFNYQDGFIYVKPNGLSKTPFEHDMVGMVIYLDQKEYKRVLIGEIDENSPAEKAGLCPDDEIIAVNFKNIDVYSLNDLTEMFKSKADRNIIFEIFRDNQVYFKVVRLEKRI; from the coding sequence ATGGTTATTCCGTTATATGTAAATGGAAAAGGACCATATGATTTTGTTCTAGATACAGGAGTTGGACCTATGATAATTACAGATCCATCCATTATTGATTCGTTGAATTTTAGTAAGCTCCGTAAAATCAAAGTCTCTGGCCTGGGCATCGAAACCGTTGAGGCCTATGTTTCTCAAAGCCTTGATGTTAAAGTAGGCAGTACAAGTATTGAGCATATACCAACGGCTATCTTAAAAGAAGATCTCTTTAACCTGTCGGGACATTTAGGGCTAAAAATTTATGGCTTGCTGGGTTTCAGTTTTTTTAACAGCTTTATTGTTGATATCAGATATAGTGAAAATAGGCTGATTATTTACGATCATGATGCCAGGATTAAATATCGGGGGAAAAAAATACCCATTGAAATAGAGAACCAGAAGCCGTATATTTTAGCCACCGTTGATGTTCCCGGGAGCAAAACCGTTGAAGCCAGGTTTTTAATGGATACAGGCGCCAGCCACGCTTTATCACTCGAAATGCTCAATGGAACTGAATTCCCGCTACCTGAAAAAAAAATCAAAGCTAATTTAGGGATGAGCCTTAGCGGCCAGATTAAGGGATATGTTGGTCGTGTGAGTAAATTTAATGTTGGAGGTTATGTTTTTAAAGACGTTGTTGCCGGATTTCCTGATTTTAAGAGCATTGCGGATAAGATCGATTTAAGAAAACGGAATGGGAATTTAGGCGCTGATTTACTTCGGAAATTTAATATTCAGTTTAATTATCAGGATGGCTTTATTTATGTTAAACCCAATGGATTAAGTAAAACCCCTTTCGAACACGATATGGTGGGTATGGTGATTTATCTCGATCAGAAAGAGTATAAAAGAGTATTGATTGGAGAAATAGACGAAAACAGCCCGGCAGAAAAAGCAGGTTTGTGCCCTGATGATGAAATTATTGCGGTAAACTTTAAAAATATAGATGTCTATTCTTTAAACGATCTTACCGAAATGTTTAAATCGAAAGCAGACAGAAATATAATTTTCGAAATTTTTAGAGATAATCAAGTCTATTTTAAAGTGGTTCGTCTCGAGAAGAGGATCTGA
- a CDS encoding hotdog fold thioesterase has product MWFKNFTVDELNNRPKNHLGALLDIRFTEIGEDFITGTMPVDERTHQPAGILHGGASVVLAETLGSIASYMCIDPEKYVAVGLEVNANHLRPVKSGLVKGICKPLHIGAKTQVWEIKIYDERGKMNCISRLTVAIINKPQ; this is encoded by the coding sequence ATGTGGTTTAAAAATTTTACGGTTGATGAGCTGAACAATCGCCCTAAAAATCACCTCGGGGCGTTGCTTGATATCCGCTTTACCGAAATTGGCGAAGATTTTATTACCGGAACCATGCCTGTTGATGAGCGCACGCACCAACCCGCGGGGATTTTGCACGGGGGCGCCTCGGTAGTTTTAGCCGAAACATTGGGTAGTATTGCTTCATATATGTGTATTGACCCAGAGAAATATGTTGCCGTAGGTTTAGAAGTAAACGCTAACCATTTACGCCCGGTAAAAAGCGGTTTGGTTAAAGGCATTTGCAAGCCCTTACATATTGGGGCTAAAACCCAGGTTTGGGAAATTAAAATTTATGACGAACGCGGAAAAATGAATTGCATCAGTCGTTTAACCGTCGCGATTATTAACAAACCGCAGTAA
- a CDS encoding anti-sigma factor, protein MNTIEQQLWDYIDGNLDDSSKKAIEEKIDSNAEIKAQYEDLLKLNLVFNELDLDEPSMSFNRNVMESIALAPAPVAMKTKVDKKIIYSIGGFFVISLLALLGYVFYNVNLEMPQFDLKVNFDFNFDKYITPTTIYAFLFADLVIGLIFLDQFLRKKVAQK, encoded by the coding sequence ATGAATACAATAGAACAACAGCTTTGGGACTATATTGATGGAAATCTGGATGATTCATCAAAAAAAGCCATTGAAGAAAAAATTGATTCGAATGCAGAGATTAAAGCACAATACGAGGATTTACTAAAACTTAATTTAGTTTTTAATGAGCTCGATCTTGATGAACCTTCTATGTCTTTCAACAGGAATGTAATGGAAAGTATTGCTTTGGCTCCAGCCCCGGTAGCCATGAAAACAAAGGTCGATAAAAAGATTATTTACAGTATTGGCGGTTTTTTCGTGATCTCTCTACTGGCCTTATTAGGTTATGTATTTTATAATGTTAACCTCGAAATGCCTCAATTCGATTTGAAGGTGAATTTCGATTTTAATTTCGATAAATACATTACGCCTACGACTATTTATGCCTTTCTTTTTGCAGATCTGGTGATTGGATTGATTTTTCTTGATCAGTTTTTAAGGAAGAAAGTGGCTCAGAAGTAA
- a CDS encoding RNA polymerase sigma factor yields MEQKLTDLALIQNVLNGETAQYALLVKRHQRFVFTLALRFSKNREDAEEIAQDCFVKAYKALGTFKQTAKFSTWLYTITYTTAMTFLRKNRLDTTSIHDESTVLQLENQTSSFNANGYEKQDSHAFLNIAITQLLPDDAAIITLFYKGEQSLEEIGEALHMEPNTIKVKLHRARQRLKEKLQYLLKDEVKELL; encoded by the coding sequence ATGGAGCAAAAACTTACAGACTTAGCGCTGATACAAAATGTATTGAACGGTGAAACCGCTCAGTATGCTTTGTTGGTAAAACGCCATCAACGGTTTGTATTTACGCTTGCTTTAAGGTTTTCGAAAAACAGGGAAGATGCTGAAGAAATTGCGCAGGATTGCTTTGTAAAAGCATATAAAGCCTTAGGTACATTTAAACAAACGGCTAAATTTAGTACCTGGCTGTATACCATTACCTATACTACTGCCATGACTTTTTTAAGGAAAAACCGTTTAGATACGACATCTATTCATGATGAAAGTACCGTTCTGCAGCTCGAAAATCAGACCTCCAGTTTTAACGCAAACGGTTATGAAAAGCAGGATAGCCATGCTTTTTTAAATATTGCCATTACCCAGCTTTTACCAGATGATGCCGCTATTATTACCCTATTTTACAAAGGCGAACAGAGTTTAGAAGAAATTGGCGAAGCACTGCACATGGAACCCAACACAATAAAAGTGAAGTTGCACAGGGCCAGGCAAAGACTTAAAGAAAAATTACAATATTTGTTAAAAGATGAAGTAAAGGAGTTACTATGA
- a CDS encoding DUF6249 domain-containing protein, which translates to MIGILVPISLFLGAFVMIFGIRYLSNKEKMAMIERGIDPGVHKATPKPFLSLKFGLLLVGLGIGLLVALFTVRGVFGSDMTNSEQGQSVAIYFGCIGIFGGLGLIVSYLVEKKWLDNNKF; encoded by the coding sequence ATGATAGGTATATTAGTTCCCATCTCACTTTTTTTAGGCGCATTCGTAATGATATTTGGAATACGCTATCTCTCAAACAAGGAGAAAATGGCAATGATCGAAAGGGGAATCGATCCGGGTGTACATAAGGCCACACCCAAACCCTTTTTAAGTTTAAAGTTCGGTTTGCTGTTGGTTGGTTTAGGAATTGGTTTGCTGGTAGCACTCTTTACTGTTAGGGGAGTATTCGGCAGTGATATGACAAACAGTGAGCAAGGACAATCGGTAGCCATTTATTTTGGTTGCATCGGGATTTTCGGCGGGCTGGGTTTAATTGTTTCTTATCTGGTAGAAAAGAAATGGCTTGACAATAACAAGTTTTAA
- a CDS encoding DinB family protein, which produces MNRPQPNEYPTWGETYISKVDRDIFEILNDQVLSLPALFRANADKADYAYAEGKWTLKEMLGHIIDAERVFAYRITCFARKEQQPLPGFEEDDYVTNARFAQRDLQDLIEEFIALRKANLYLFKSLNDDELNRKGIASGREINVKSILFIVGGHIIHHVSILKERYHVV; this is translated from the coding sequence ATGAACCGACCACAGCCTAACGAATATCCAACTTGGGGCGAAACCTATATCAGTAAAGTAGATCGAGATATTTTCGAAATTTTAAACGATCAGGTGCTAAGTCTTCCGGCCTTGTTTAGGGCAAACGCCGATAAGGCTGATTATGCCTATGCCGAAGGTAAATGGACACTGAAAGAAATGTTAGGTCATATTATTGATGCTGAACGTGTTTTTGCCTATCGCATTACCTGTTTTGCCCGGAAAGAGCAGCAGCCTTTACCAGGTTTCGAAGAAGACGATTATGTAACCAATGCCCGCTTTGCCCAACGCGATCTGCAAGATCTGATTGAAGAGTTTATTGCGCTACGTAAGGCCAACTTATACCTTTTTAAATCTTTAAACGACGACGAACTAAACAGAAAAGGAATTGCTTCGGGCAGAGAAATTAATGTAAAATCTATTTTATTTATTGTAGGTGGCCATATTATCCACCATGTTTCCATTTTAAAAGAACGTTACCATGTGGTTTAA
- a CDS encoding phosphodiester glycosidase family protein gives MLKKLLFAITLFTYSLSAFSQNADSLTIVKTKWHKNRIARQVVLFQHHFDQKNLFAANENISFLEIKNTGRKAVFAIGAEEKDLITTRDFGLRDTAIAAINGNFFDVKNGGSVDFVRVNGKTLSTNRLDKNGSRARHQEAAVVIENGKISIQKWDGTTDWETKMTAQNVLLNGPLLTLNHVDEKLDTTGFSRLRHPRTCLGIKPNGRVILLTVDGRNENSAGMSLFELTKLMRWLGCTSALNFDGGGSTTLWVNGMPDHGVINYPTDNKKWDHEGQRKVANVILVKKPARR, from the coding sequence ATGCTTAAAAAATTATTATTTGCCATTACCTTATTTACATACAGTTTATCTGCTTTTAGCCAAAATGCAGATTCGTTAACGATCGTAAAAACCAAATGGCATAAAAACAGAATTGCCAGGCAGGTGGTTTTATTCCAACATCACTTTGATCAGAAAAATCTTTTTGCTGCGAACGAAAACATTTCGTTTTTAGAAATAAAAAATACTGGCCGAAAGGCGGTTTTTGCTATTGGAGCTGAAGAAAAAGACCTGATTACTACCCGTGATTTTGGATTACGCGATACAGCAATTGCTGCGATAAATGGCAATTTTTTCGATGTGAAAAACGGAGGTTCGGTAGATTTTGTTCGCGTTAATGGAAAAACACTGAGTACTAACCGACTGGATAAGAATGGAAGTCGGGCAAGGCACCAGGAAGCAGCAGTTGTAATTGAAAACGGTAAAATTTCGATCCAAAAGTGGGATGGAACAACAGACTGGGAAACAAAAATGACTGCTCAAAATGTTTTGTTAAATGGCCCTTTATTAACCCTAAACCATGTTGATGAAAAGCTAGATACGACCGGATTTAGCCGTTTGCGCCATCCGCGTACCTGTCTGGGTATAAAACCCAACGGAAGGGTGATTTTGTTAACCGTTGATGGAAGAAATGAAAACTCAGCAGGCATGAGTTTGTTCGAACTGACCAAATTAATGCGTTGGTTAGGCTGCACCAGTGCCCTAAATTTTGATGGTGGTGGTTCTACAACTTTGTGGGTAAACGGAATGCCTGATCATGGCGTTATCAACTACCCAACTGATAATAAAAAATGGGACCATGAAGGACAGCGTAAAGTTGCTAACGTCATTTTGGTGAAAAAACCAGCCAGGAGATAA